One part of the Chryseobacterium mulctrae genome encodes these proteins:
- a CDS encoding gliding motility lipoprotein GldH produces MHKISGLFLLVFLVSCNATGEDVIMNNVDNKWNKKTEQKFNLEISDPQNPKNLIFVVRNNNEYPYSNIRFIVNLTNPKTKAKQIDTLNYILAKPNGEWLGTGFGETKETLFQYKLNYKFPEKGNYEIAVAQAMRNDNLPGIEDLGIKVETAKP; encoded by the coding sequence ATGCATAAAATTTCAGGACTTTTTCTCCTTGTTTTTTTGGTAAGCTGCAATGCTACCGGAGAAGACGTTATTATGAATAACGTTGATAATAAATGGAATAAGAAGACCGAACAAAAATTTAATCTTGAAATTTCGGATCCGCAAAATCCTAAAAATCTTATATTTGTTGTAAGGAACAACAATGAGTACCCTTACAGTAATATAAGATTCATTGTTAATCTTACCAACCCGAAAACCAAAGCCAAACAGATTGATACGCTGAATTATATTTTAGCAAAACCAAACGGAGAATGGCTTGGAACAGGATTTGGAGAAACGAAAGAAACTTTGTTTCAGTATAAATTAAATTACAAATTCCCGGAAAAAGGCAATTATGAAATTGCAGTTGCTCAGGCAATGAGAAACGACAATCTTCCGGGGATTGAAGACTTAGGTATAAAAGTAGAAACGGCTAAACCGTAA
- a CDS encoding PSP1 domain-containing protein encodes MSCGCKTSGDSAHSCGTKSANGCESVNTCGNSYKLSVFDWLSNVQNPASNRCDFVEVRFKNDRKLFYKNVNNIPLHIGSIVTVESSPGHDVGVVSLTGELVKIQMKKKRASEENPLKIYRLANQKDIEVWQEARKKEENVKIEARKISHRIGLEMKITDVEYQGDSSKVTFYYTADNRVDFRMLIKEFAGAFRTKIDMKQIGFRQEAAKVGGIGSCGRELCCSTWLTDFRSVNTNVARYQQLSINPQKLAGQCGKLKCCLNYELDSYLDALSHFPSSSTMIDTEKGRAFCIKIDVFKKKMWFAYVDSSMAWYDFDVDLVKKMISQNKRGEKTLPLEDLKQPEISIKTVDLIQENSVDRFEKKNRGFNKNRNQGNQNQNRPNNNQNQGPRKPRPENNNEKPQDRADKGERTERPERQQRPEKSTRPNQNNNQRPQKPQQQKPQSEKPQLEKTEAVNNDVDKKPQNQQPKKKFKKKFPPKKDNNA; translated from the coding sequence ATGAGTTGTGGATGTAAAACATCCGGCGATTCTGCACATTCTTGCGGAACAAAATCTGCAAATGGCTGTGAAAGTGTAAATACCTGCGGTAATAGTTATAAATTAAGTGTTTTCGATTGGCTGTCTAACGTACAAAACCCTGCATCAAACAGGTGTGATTTTGTAGAAGTTAGATTTAAAAATGACAGAAAATTATTTTATAAAAATGTAAATAATATTCCTTTACATATAGGTAGCATTGTAACAGTAGAATCTAGTCCGGGACATGATGTAGGCGTAGTAAGCCTCACTGGTGAATTAGTGAAAATTCAGATGAAGAAAAAAAGAGCTTCAGAAGAAAACCCACTTAAAATATATAGGCTGGCCAACCAAAAAGACATTGAAGTTTGGCAGGAAGCTAGAAAAAAAGAGGAAAATGTAAAAATTGAAGCCCGAAAAATTTCACACAGAATAGGTCTTGAAATGAAGATTACTGATGTGGAATATCAAGGCGACTCTTCTAAAGTAACATTCTACTACACCGCCGATAACCGAGTGGATTTCAGAATGTTGATTAAAGAATTCGCAGGAGCTTTCCGTACAAAAATCGATATGAAACAGATCGGTTTCAGACAGGAAGCTGCAAAAGTAGGCGGAATAGGATCTTGCGGAAGAGAATTGTGTTGCTCTACTTGGTTAACTGACTTCAGATCAGTAAACACCAATGTGGCAAGATATCAGCAATTGAGCATTAATCCTCAAAAACTGGCAGGACAATGTGGTAAACTTAAATGTTGTCTAAACTATGAATTAGACAGCTATCTTGATGCATTAAGCCACTTCCCTTCTTCTTCAACCATGATTGATACCGAAAAAGGAAGAGCTTTTTGTATAAAAATTGATGTTTTCAAAAAGAAAATGTGGTTTGCCTACGTCGACAGCTCGATGGCGTGGTACGATTTCGACGTTGATTTGGTTAAAAAAATGATTTCGCAAAATAAAAGAGGTGAAAAAACGTTACCTCTCGAAGATTTGAAGCAACCTGAAATTTCTATTAAAACAGTAGATTTAATTCAGGAAAACAGTGTCGATCGTTTTGAGAAGAAAAACAGAGGTTTCAACAAAAACAGAAACCAAGGAAATCAGAATCAAAACAGACCAAACAACAATCAAAATCAGGGACCTAGAAAACCTAGACCTGAAAACAACAACGAAAAACCACAGGACAGAGCAGATAAAGGCGAAAGAACAGAAAGACCTGAACGTCAGCAAAGACCTGAAAAAAGCACAAGGCCTAATCAAAATAATAATCAAAGGCCTCAAAAACCGCAACAGCAGAAACCACAATCGGAAAAACCGCAGTTGGAAAAAACTGAAGCAGTGAATAATGATGTTGATAAAAAACCACAGAATCAACAGCCCAAAAAGAAGTTTAAAAAGAAATTTCCTCCAAAAAAAGATAATAATGCATAA
- a CDS encoding transglycosylase domain-containing protein translates to MEENKQNKGNKGKTFPLPPKKSTKNSAWKRWVKFIWIGFIAVVLGISGIFFAVSQGFLGEMPDVKELENPDIYVASQIYSSDGVLLGKFEKEKTQPVEYKSLPPYLIYALYAKEDERFKEHSGIDLQSVVRAVAFRGGRGGGSTVTQQLAKLLFTGKRSDNKVKAVIQKLKEWVVAVSLEKRYTKEEIITLYFNKFDFLYNANGVEMASKIYFNKTTAELTLPEAAMFVAMLENPVKNNPMRNAERAKFRRDVVLEQMLKTEYIDKETFDKAVATPITLDYHPIKNITDDYSAYYKFYLKKEIDNYLKDYEKETGKPLNLFKDGLKIYVTLDSKMQKYAEESIKEHLTDLQKRFDAEQRGRKNRPFYYLNDQQANKVMMQAVKRTGRYKQLSRAGVPEDSIMMEFRKPIKMSRFTWAGEEEVEMSPWDSIRWHKQIAQAGLMSMVPGTGEIKAWVGGIDWQHFQYDHIKQGKRQVGSTFKPFVYATAIMKLGLTPCSTISNASFNKGSYHVPGRGGMLTLKDALAHSQNPVALRLAEMTGTQSVIQTARDLGVTEEISTSLPMALGASDITIYEMLGAYSTFANYGNYNKPEMIWRIEDVNGRVIKEVISEPKEVMNPNYAYTMIELMKGVAQYGTASGELGRRGVSKNIEIAAKTGTTQNNSDGWFMGITPKLATGAWVGWEDRATHFFGTGEGQGAKMALPIWAIFMKKVWADKSLKISPDDKFVKPLDWKDGCSNLQGLSGGYGDDGGLQTIDDLKNPRPADTGPKNNSGKKEENVNEHLNTSEDIDFNK, encoded by the coding sequence ATGGAAGAAAACAAACAAAATAAAGGAAACAAGGGAAAGACGTTCCCGCTTCCTCCTAAAAAAAGTACCAAAAATTCTGCATGGAAAAGATGGGTAAAATTCATCTGGATTGGTTTTATTGCAGTAGTTTTAGGTATTTCAGGGATTTTCTTTGCAGTTTCCCAAGGCTTTCTTGGTGAAATGCCCGATGTAAAAGAACTTGAAAATCCGGATATTTATGTGGCGTCCCAAATTTATTCATCAGACGGAGTTCTTTTAGGTAAATTTGAGAAAGAGAAAACACAACCTGTTGAATACAAATCACTTCCCCCATACCTCATCTATGCATTATATGCAAAAGAAGATGAACGCTTTAAAGAACATTCTGGGATTGACTTACAATCTGTTGTTCGAGCTGTAGCGTTTAGAGGCGGAAGAGGTGGTGGATCTACTGTTACCCAACAGCTGGCAAAATTACTTTTCACAGGCAAAAGATCTGACAATAAAGTAAAAGCTGTTATACAAAAACTAAAAGAATGGGTTGTTGCTGTAAGTCTTGAAAAACGTTACACGAAAGAAGAAATCATCACATTATATTTTAATAAGTTTGATTTTTTATATAATGCCAATGGCGTTGAAATGGCATCAAAGATATATTTCAATAAAACAACTGCAGAATTAACCTTACCAGAAGCTGCAATGTTTGTTGCAATGCTCGAAAACCCAGTTAAAAATAATCCGATGCGTAATGCTGAAAGAGCCAAATTCAGAAGAGACGTTGTGTTGGAGCAAATGCTTAAAACTGAATATATAGATAAAGAAACTTTTGATAAAGCTGTAGCAACCCCAATTACTCTAGATTACCACCCTATTAAGAATATTACTGATGATTATTCAGCATATTATAAGTTTTACTTAAAAAAGGAAATAGATAATTATCTTAAAGATTACGAAAAAGAAACGGGAAAACCATTAAATCTATTTAAAGACGGATTAAAAATATATGTAACCCTTGATTCTAAGATGCAGAAATATGCGGAAGAATCTATTAAAGAACATTTAACTGATCTTCAAAAAAGATTTGATGCAGAGCAGAGAGGCAGAAAAAACAGACCTTTTTACTATCTTAATGATCAGCAAGCAAACAAAGTAATGATGCAGGCGGTAAAACGAACCGGTCGTTACAAACAATTAAGCAGAGCTGGAGTTCCTGAAGATTCTATTATGATGGAATTCCGCAAGCCGATAAAAATGTCAAGGTTTACTTGGGCAGGTGAAGAAGAAGTTGAAATGTCTCCTTGGGATTCTATAAGATGGCACAAGCAAATTGCACAGGCAGGTTTAATGTCTATGGTTCCGGGAACAGGCGAAATTAAAGCTTGGGTTGGAGGAATCGATTGGCAACATTTCCAATACGATCACATCAAACAAGGAAAAAGACAGGTAGGATCTACTTTCAAACCATTTGTTTATGCAACTGCGATTATGAAATTAGGTTTAACACCTTGTTCAACTATTTCAAATGCTAGTTTCAACAAAGGAAGTTATCATGTACCCGGAAGAGGTGGAATGTTAACATTAAAAGATGCTTTAGCTCACTCTCAAAACCCTGTTGCATTAAGATTGGCTGAAATGACAGGAACGCAAAGTGTAATTCAGACCGCAAGAGATTTGGGGGTTACCGAAGAAATTTCTACAAGCTTACCAATGGCTTTAGGAGCTTCTGATATTACAATCTATGAAATGCTTGGAGCCTACAGCACATTTGCCAATTACGGAAATTACAACAAACCGGAAATGATCTGGAGAATTGAAGACGTCAACGGAAGAGTGATAAAAGAGGTAATCTCAGAACCGAAAGAAGTAATGAATCCTAATTACGCTTACACCATGATTGAACTAATGAAAGGTGTTGCTCAATACGGTACCGCTTCAGGAGAACTGGGAAGACGAGGAGTATCTAAAAACATTGAAATTGCTGCAAAAACTGGAACAACTCAGAATAACTCTGATGGTTGGTTTATGGGAATTACTCCAAAACTGGCAACCGGAGCTTGGGTAGGCTGGGAAGACAGAGCAACCCACTTTTTTGGAACAGGAGAAGGTCAGGGAGCAAAAATGGCATTACCAATCTGGGCAATATTTATGAAAAAAGTATGGGCCGATAAAAGCTTAAAAATATCACCTGACGATAAATTTGTAAAACCTCTTGATTGGAAAGACGGATGCTCAAATCTTCAGGGACTTAGCGGTGGATACGGTGATGATGGAGGATTGCAAACCATCGATGATTTAAAAAATCCACGACCTGCAGACACAGGACCAAAAAACAACTCTGGTAAAAAAGAAGAAAATGTAAATGAGCATTTGAACACCAGTGAAGATATCGATTTTAATAAATAA